In one window of Mercurialis annua linkage group LG4, ddMerAnnu1.2, whole genome shotgun sequence DNA:
- the LOC126678505 gene encoding uncharacterized protein LOC126678505 — protein MSDTDFDQTLSEFLVQLKNPDIAPKEMEEASDSPVRMSLRKKTIGSKPVAPKIEKKAIKKSKSVQKSVAGKRKANFVVPKREIKRKRLGTDNLDKNDSFQTFDLLLGPKDRFVGKVGNASQNAVLKHIKSKLSEDQLATFKNSRFGVFLELDKDVLSLRLIHAILLREVHHSNLSELWFHYGSQNMRFSLYEFGLVSGLVCVGDESRFSGHFKDSNFFNKYFGDVSKITRQVIEAKFKEAVWENDEDAVKFAKLYMVQCFLLGHLGTTLVDDRFIHLLDCPDYDDFPWGKYSFQLFVQSTKNKLWTKLNASSQSAFYRLYGFPHAIQFWFYETLVSVPEYLCTLSNAAVYPRLLRWSPKDIKKMQNFDFQVFDDGTEKVSVLSNIVANEFESSQLIVTGLNYQGQVVKRARTSASDSEDKILEVARSACIKFVHELKALIFDNKADYSDVECDVRKRICASVVSFEENQLSDIFDDKSGKADTVEELIYSSDGDSETVNENNSGSSEETVSDDDVSHKVFKESAAILNNENVVPVSESVGGKIDAEVNVEEVKSLSNDNPEIDDCGVEDVAEDVGEAVAEVDSIADDSERNFDVDAFFDSNPSQCTDKFDVVKEAELPDITEEIEDADLVQKRDVIGDAENVNVADDINQAENFNSVEPLEQVDNVNFVEPLEQAENVTAVELMVQDKNINEALDSVATEQSICTDGVPDKEQLSLKEKESDLENVCSAAGEKTDMHKQIEVELEMLGEVCSDEL, from the exons ATGTCTGATACTGATTTTGATCAAACATTATCGGAATTCTTGGTTCAATTGAAGAATCCTGACATTGCTCCTAAAGAAATGGAGGAAGCTTCTGATTCTCCGGTCCGTATGAGTTTGAGGAAAAAGACTATTGGTAGTAAACCTGTTGCTCCTAAAATAGAGAAGAAAGCAATAAAGAAATCAAAATCTGTGCAGAAGTCTGTTGCTGGAAAAAGGAAAGCAAATTTTGTGGTACCTAAAAGAGAAATTAAGAGGAAAAGGCTTGGTACTGATAATTTGGATAAGAATGATTCATTTCAg ACATTTGATTTGTTACTTGGTCCAAAGGATCGATTTGTCGGTAAAGTTGGAAATGCTTCACAGAATGCAGTGCTGAAACATATTAAATCGAAGCTTAGTGAAGATCAGTTAGCAACGTTCAAGAACAGTAGGTTTGGTGTCTTTCTAGAACTTGACAAGGATGTACTGAGTCTTAGACTCATACATGCCATACTTTTAAGGGAAGTTCATCACAGCAATTtgtcagagctttggtttcattACGGTTCGCAGAATATGCGATTCAGTCTATATGAGTTTGGTCTTGTTAGTGGACTTGTTTGTGTTGGTGATGAGTCAAGGTTTTCTGGTCATTTTAAGgacagtaatttttttaataaatattttggtgATGTGAGCAAGATTACCCGTCAGGTTATTGAAGCGAAATTTAAAGAGGCTGTGTGGGAGAATGATGAAGATGCTGTAAAGTTTGCAAAGCTTTACATGGTTCAGTGTTTTTTATTGGGTCATCTTGGAACTACTTTGGTTGACGATCGGTTCATTCACTTGCTTGACTGCCCTGATTATGATGATTTTCCATGGGGAAAATATTCATTCCAGTTATTTGTTCAGTCTACTAAGAACAAGCTGTGGACTAAACTTAATGCATCAAGTCAATCTGCTTTCTATCGTTTGTATGGTTTTCCGCATGCTATTCAGTTTTGGTTTTATGAAACATTGGTTTCTGTGCCTGAGTATTTGTGTACTTTGAGCAATGCTGCTGTTTATCCTCGATTACTGCGTTGGAGTCCGAAGGATATTAAGAAAATGCAGAACTTTGATTTTCAGGTTTTTGATGATGGAACTGAAAAG gtCTCAGTGCTTTCAAATATTGTAGCAAATGAGTTTGAGTCAAGTCAACTTATTGTTACTGGACTAAATTATCAAGGTCAAGTTGTGAAGCGAGCAAGAACTTCTGCTTCTGATTCTGAAGATAAAATATTGGAAGTGGCAAGGTCTGCTTGTATTAAATTTGTCCATGAATTGAAAGCACTAATTTTTGATAACAAGGCTGATTATTCTGATGTGGAGTGTGACGTTCGAAAGCGCATTTGTGCTTCTGTGGTTAGTTTTGAAGAAAATCAATTGAGTGATATTTTTGATGACAAATCTGGAAAG GCTGATACTGTAGAAGAACTGATATATTCTTCTGACGGTGATTCTgag ACTGTTAATGAGAATAACAGTGGCTCATCGGAGGAAACTGTGAGTGATGATGATGTGAGTCATAAGGTCTTTAAGGAGAGTGCTGCGattttaaataatgaaaatgttGTACCTGTTTCTGAATCAGTTGGAGgaaag ATTGATGCTGAGGTAAATGTTGAGGAAGTGAAATCCTTGTCCAATGATAATCCTGAAATTGATGATTGTGGTGTAGAAGATGTGGCTGAAGATGTGGGAGAAGCTGTGGCAGAAGTTGATTCTATTGCTGATGATTCAGAGAGGAATTTTGATGTGGATGCTTTTTTTGATAGCAATCCTAGTCAGTGTACTGATAAATTTGATGTAGTTAAGGAGGCTGAGTTACCTGACATAACAGAAGAAATTGAGGATGCTGATTTAGTTCAAAAAAGGGATGTAATTGGGGATGCTGAGAATGTAAATGTAGCTGATGATATTAATCAGGCTGAGAATTTTAATTCCGTTGAGCCGTTGGAGCAGGTCGACAATGTCAATTTCGTTGAGCCGTTGGAGCAGGCTGAGAATGTTACTGCTGTTGAGCTGATGGTGCAGGATAAGAATATTAACGAAGCTCTGGATTCCGTTGCTACTGAGCAGTCTATTTGTACTGATGGTGTTCCAGACAAGGAACAATTGAgtttaaaagaaaaggaatCTGACTTGGAG AATGTTTGTAGTGCTGCTGGTGAAAAAACTGATATGCACAAACAAATTGAAGTTGAACTTGAGATGCTTGGTGAAGTCTGTAGTGATGAGTTATGA
- the LOC126678504 gene encoding uncharacterized protein LOC126678504, translating to MQHDGQWTEDGKYTDFKMTGILLEMNCTFNSFIELVYQSLQVQDTETELDIQYLISDDYPPVKIADERSLRFYIQLKKSELNFTRYPICIILNKSASFLETSSSEAANNSLLVHEDNITQLDEQNSRETEMSYSNLDMIEYANLLCTLQENLPETDFDEDHVATNQANQKIEEGGIFTDKETLISEMSLYGLKEHFQFKVQKSCARQYRLKCIDDHCDWKFYASKIGHTKMFRVRKFNNYHTCSLEMRMGDLRFVSSKTIAKIIKSNLLDIKTIYTPNDIIRDMRNDYSIKLDYWKAWKCREIALELLRGKPENSFGLLPRYLHMVKQTNPGSVVSLQRNVDHTFLYAFMSLNASISGWSHCMPIMVVDATFLKGPFGGSLFSASTLDAAGKIFPLAFSITDSENDASWNWFFRQIKTVFGVREGMCIISDRHMSIKNAIESVFAGEVQHDICLYHLLSNVKSRFKKDQKTIKDLFKAAARAYTKEEFNTHMAEMSNVNPGVTAYLKDAGFERWAVSHSVNKRYNIMTSNTAESFNAAVNRARELPVTMLMEYLRNLVQRWSYKNRNIAKGTFTKLSSKYDAVLRQNYLDSLKIEVEPSNDDIYTVTENGDTSTVNIKEKSCTCNRYQEEMIPCKHAAAVLNYKHQDPTEYCSKYFTNEAMLATYAQTVYPVPKEETWEVTAEVEDIIVLPPIGRTKPGRPKKRRIKGAEEQKNQNKCSRCGYYGHNRKTCKNIPKNR from the exons ATGCAACATGATGGGCAATGGACTGAAGATGGAAAGTATACTGACTTCAAAATGACAGGAATATTATTGGAAATGAACTGTACATTCAATAGTTTTATCGAATTAGTATATCAAAGTTTGCAAGTTCAAGATACTGAAACTGAATTAGATATTCAATATCTAATCAGTGATGATTATCCTCCAGTCAAAATAGCAGATGAAAGAAGTCTCAGATTCTATATACAGTTAAAGAAGAGTGAACTTAACTTCACAAGATATCCAATCTGCATCATATTGAATAAATCTGCTTCTTTTTTGGAAACATCATCATCAGAAGCTGCAAACAATTCACTTCTTGTTCATGAAGACAATATAACGCAACTGGATGAACAAAACTCTAGAGAAACAGAAATGTCTTATTCAAATTTGGATATGATTGAATATGCAAACCTTCTCTGCACACTTCAAGAAAATCTTCCAGAAACAGATTTTGATGAAGATCATGTTGCAACCAATCAAGCAAATCAGAAAATAGAAGAAGGAGGTATATTCACAGATAAAGAAACATTAATATCAGAGATGAGCCTATATGGACTAAAAGAACACTTTCAGTTCAAG GTCCAAAAATCATGCGCAAGACAGTACCGATTAAAATGCATAGATGACCATTGTGATTGGAAATTTTATGCCTCGAAAATTGGTCATACAAAAATGTTTCGAGTACGTAAGTTCAACAATTATCATACATGTTCTTTGGAGATGAGAATGGGAGACCTGAGGTTTGTCAGCTCAAAAACCAtagcaaaaataataaagtcaAACTTGTTGGATATCAAGACAATTTACACACCTAATGACATAATCAGAGACATGAGAAATGATTATAGCATTAAATTGGATTACTGGAAAGCTTGGAAATGTCGAGAAATTGCACTAGAGCTTTTAAGAGGGAAACCAGAAAATTCATTTGGTCTACTACCGAGATATCTTCACATGGTGAAGCAAACAAATCCAGGATCAGTTGTAAGCTTACAAAGAAATGTGGATCATACTTTTCTTTATGCATTCATGTCACTTAATGCATCAATAAGTGGATGGAGTCACTGTATGCCTATTATGGTTGTTGATGCTACATTTTTGAAAGGACCATTTGGAGGTTCTCTGTTTTCAGCTTCAACTCTTGATGCAGCAG GAAAAATCTTCCCTCTTGCCTTTTCAATAACAGATTCAGAAAATGATGCATCTTGGAATTGGTTTTTTAGACAAATCAAAACTGTTTTTGGTGTAAGGGAAGGAATGTGTATAATTTCAGACAGACATATGAGTATTAAAAATGCAATAGAAAGTGTTTTTGCTGGAGAAGTTCAACATGATATTTGCTTATATCATTTACTAAGTAACGTGAAAAGCAGATTTAAAAAGGATCAGAAGACAATTAAAGACCTGTTCAAAGCAGCAGCAAGAGCTTATACAAAGGAAGAATTCAATACTCATATGGCAGAAATGAGCAACGTAAATCCAGGAGTTACAGCTTATCTCAAAGATGCAGGTTTTGAAAGGTGGGCAGTTTCACATTCTGTGAACAAAAGATACAACATAATGACTTCAAATACTGCTGAGTCATTTAATGCAGCAGTAAATAGAGCACGAGAATTACCAGTTACGATGCTTATGGAATACTTGAGAAATTTGGTTCAAAGGTGGAGCTACAAGAACAGAAATATTGCTAAAGGAACCTTTACAAAATTGTCTTCAAAATATGATGCTGTCCTAAGGCAAAACTATTTAGATTCACTCAAAATAGAG GTAGAGCCATCTAATGATGACATATACACTGTTACTGAAAATGGTGATACCTCTACTGTTAACATCAAGGAAAAATCTTGTACATGCAACAGATATCAAGAAGAAATGATCCCATGTAAACATGCTGCTGCTGTATTAAACTACAAACATCAAGACCCAACTGAATATTGCTCAAAGTACTTCACAAATGAAGCAATGCTTGCTACATATGCACAAACTGTATACCCAGTTCCTAAAGAAGAAACATGGGAAGTCACTGCAGAGGTTGAGGATATCATTGTCTTACCTCCTATAGGGAGAACTAAGCCAGGAAGACCAAAAAAGAGAAGAATAAAAGGAGCAGAAGAACAAAAGAATCAAAACAAGTGCAGCAGATGTGGATATTATGGACATAATCGTAAAACTTGTAAAAATATTCCAAAAAACAGATAG